The Trichosurus vulpecula isolate mTriVul1 chromosome 3, mTriVul1.pri, whole genome shotgun sequence genome includes a window with the following:
- the LOC118844957 gene encoding olfactory receptor 6-like — translation MREENISNIREFILVGFPTAVWLQILLFILFLGNYLFVLLENLVIILTVWINGSLHKPMYYFLGTMSFLEIWYISVTVPKVLAGFLLHPNTISFLGCMTQLYFFISLVCTECVLLAAMAYDRYVAICHPLHYPVIMTTKLCMQLTVSSWICGFSIAVAKVYFISRVTFCSNNILNHFFCDVSPVLKLACKNFSMAETVDFSLAIVILIFPFSATVLSYGFIISTVLRIPSAAGQRKAFSTCASHLTVVVIYYMAVIFMYVRPQAIASFNSNKLISAIYAVLTPMLNPIIYCLRNQEVKDAIRKTVVNGCGLLLRDTSF, via the coding sequence ATGAGGGAAGAAAACATCAGTAATATCCGAGAGTTTATCCTTGTGGGCTTCCCAACTGCTGTCTGGTTACAGATTCTgctcttcatcctcttccttgGAAACTATCTATTTGTACTGTTGGAGAATCTGGTCATCATCCTCACTGTCTGGATCAATGGTTCCCTCCACAAGCCAATGTACTACTTCCTGGGTACCATGTCCTTCCTGGAGATATGGTACATTTCTGTCACTGTCCCCAAGGTGCTGGCTGGGTTTCTCCTTCATCCTAATACCATCTCTTTCCTGGGCTGCATGACTCAACTCTACTTCTTCATTTCACTTGTCTGCACAGAATGTGTGCTCCTGGCTGCTATGGCATATGACCGTTATGTGGCGATTTGCCATCCACTTCATTACCCAGTTATCATGACTACAAAGCTCTGTATGCAGCTGACTGTCAGCTCCTGGATATGTGGCTTTTCTATTGCTGTAGCCAAAGTCTATTTCATCTCACGTGTCACCTTCTGTAGTAATAATATCTTAAACCACTTTTTCTGTGATGTTTCTCCTGTCCTAAAATTGGCTTGCAAGAATTTTTCCATGGCTGAGACAGTAGACTTTAGCTTAGCCATTGTGATCCTTATATTCCCTTTCTCAGCTACTGTCCTCTCCTATGGCTTCATTATCTCCACTGTCCTGCGCATCCCATCAGCTGCTGGACAGCGAAAGGCCTTCTCCACCTGTGCCTCTCACCTCACTGTGGTAGTCATCTATTACATGGCAGTAATCTTCATGTATGTTCGGCCTCAAGCCATTGCTTCCTTCAATTCCAACAAATTGATCTCAGCCATATATGCAGTCCTTACACCTATGTTAAATCCCATAATCTACTGCCTGAGGAACCAAGAGGTCAAGGATGCCATCAGAAAGACTGTGGTCAATGGCTGTGGCCTACTCTTGAGAGATACCTCTTTCTGA